One genomic region from Candidatus Defluviilinea gracilis encodes:
- a CDS encoding ABC transporter permease subunit produces MRNIWTIARREYDQYFISPIAYVVAVALLFILGGYFAFLLVYANQNFGFVPDVNVINDLFAFLLLLSIPALTMRVLADETRTGTIELLLTAPVRDFELVAGKWLGSFLFVFTLILITAIYPLILRSQVTPGLDWKLMLSSYLGLILLSAAFVAIGVGLSAVFSNQVTAFITTIAVLITLWWLIGIPANVLPTGGEFFRYLQLNTHFANALNAGSLELSNLVYFFSLIAIGLFTGTVAIEVRRWK; encoded by the coding sequence ATGCGTAACATCTGGACCATTGCACGGCGCGAATACGACCAGTATTTCATCAGCCCCATCGCCTATGTTGTGGCGGTGGCTTTGCTGTTCATTCTTGGCGGGTATTTTGCTTTCCTGCTCGTGTACGCCAACCAGAATTTTGGTTTCGTGCCCGACGTGAATGTTATCAACGACCTCTTTGCCTTTCTACTCCTTCTGTCGATCCCCGCGCTGACCATGCGCGTGCTGGCAGACGAAACCCGCACCGGCACGATCGAACTGTTATTAACCGCCCCCGTCCGCGATTTTGAACTTGTGGCTGGGAAATGGCTGGGTAGTTTTCTGTTCGTGTTCACACTCATCCTCATCACGGCGATTTATCCGCTCATCTTGCGTTCCCAGGTGACTCCGGGCTTGGATTGGAAGTTGATGTTGTCTTCCTACCTGGGCTTGATCCTGCTCTCTGCCGCGTTCGTCGCCATCGGGGTGGGGTTATCGGCCGTCTTCAGCAACCAAGTGACCGCATTCATCACCACCATTGCGGTACTGATCACGCTGTGGTGGCTGATCGGCATCCCCGCCAACGTGCTTCCCACCGGCGGCGAATTCTTCCGCTATCTGCAACTTAATACTCACTTTGCCAATGCGCTCAACGCCGGCAGTCTTGAACTTTCAAACCTGGTGTATTTCTTCAGCCTGATCGCCATCGGTCTGTTTACCGGCACAGTCGCAATCGAAGTTCGGAGATGGAAATAA
- a CDS encoding ATP-binding cassette domain-containing protein: MIQVNGLIKDYGARRALNAISFNANQGEIVGFLGPNGAGKTTTMRILTGYMPPTEGEVTVAGYDVVEESLEVRKRVGYLPETVPLYNDMSALDYLKFMADLRHVPDAEDRAAEALESVNLGERANSFIGSFSKGMRQRVGLAQALLHRPEVIILDEPTIGLDPSQVVEIRELIRAIGKDRTVLFSTHILSEAQQICDRVLIINKGRIVAEDTPENLQSRLTGAQRVILRVRGESDDLPAKIQKIKGVQEVETKPDGSIEFEFASGQDSRPQVAKAVIQGGYDLLEFRPVGMSLEEIFLELTRDASSGKKSS, from the coding sequence ATGATACAAGTCAACGGACTCATCAAGGATTATGGAGCGCGGCGGGCGCTGAACGCCATCAGCTTCAACGCCAATCAAGGAGAGATCGTCGGATTCCTGGGACCGAACGGCGCCGGCAAGACCACCACCATGCGAATCTTAACCGGGTACATGCCCCCCACCGAGGGCGAGGTGACTGTCGCCGGTTACGATGTCGTGGAAGAGTCGCTCGAAGTGCGGAAGCGCGTGGGATACCTCCCAGAGACGGTTCCGCTCTACAATGATATGTCCGCGTTGGATTATCTGAAATTTATGGCGGATCTCCGCCATGTGCCAGACGCGGAAGACCGAGCGGCTGAAGCGCTGGAAAGCGTCAACCTGGGCGAGCGCGCAAACTCCTTTATTGGCAGTTTCTCCAAAGGTATGCGACAACGCGTGGGGCTGGCGCAGGCTTTGCTCCACCGCCCGGAAGTCATCATTCTGGATGAACCCACCATTGGTCTTGACCCAAGCCAGGTCGTTGAAATCCGTGAATTGATCCGCGCCATTGGCAAAGACCGCACCGTGCTTTTCTCAACGCACATCCTTTCAGAAGCACAGCAGATCTGCGATCGCGTGCTCATCATCAACAAAGGGAGGATCGTCGCCGAGGATACGCCCGAAAATCTACAATCGCGCCTGACTGGCGCGCAACGCGTCATCCTGCGCGTGCGCGGCGAGTCGGATGACCTGCCGGCGAAGATCCAAAAGATCAAAGGCGTGCAGGAGGTGGAAACCAAGCCGGACGGGTCGATCGAATTCGAATTCGCTTCCGGTCAAGATTCCCGCCCGCAGGTGGCGAAGGCAGTTATTCAGGGCGGGTACGATCTCCTGGAATTCCGCCCGGTGGGAATGAGTCTTGAGGAAATCTTCCTTGAATTAACCCGCGACGCATCGTCCGGTAAAAAATCATCGTGA